A DNA window from Chelativorans sp. AA-79 contains the following coding sequences:
- the xth gene encoding exodeoxyribonuclease III: MKIATWNINGVKARIENLLHWLQEAAPDIACLQEIKSVDEQFPREPIEAMGYHVETNGQKGFNGVAILSKLRFDEVSRGLPGNDGDEQARFIEGVFSTQAGGLRVASLYLPNGNPVDSEKFAYKLGWMERLEAWTKARLKLEEPLVLAGDYNVIPEPMDARNPENWLGDALYQPESRQAFRRLSNLGLTDALRSATDEPGTYTFWDYQAGAWQKNNGIRIDHLMLSPEAADRIVSVSVRKHTRAWEKPSDHVPVAVDLDVAAG, from the coding sequence ATGAAGATCGCTACCTGGAACATCAACGGCGTGAAGGCGCGAATCGAGAACCTCCTGCACTGGCTGCAGGAAGCGGCACCCGACATCGCCTGCCTACAGGAGATCAAGTCCGTCGACGAGCAGTTTCCCCGCGAGCCGATCGAGGCGATGGGATATCACGTCGAGACCAACGGTCAGAAGGGCTTCAACGGCGTGGCGATCCTGTCGAAGCTGCGGTTCGACGAGGTGAGTCGCGGCCTCCCCGGCAATGACGGGGATGAGCAGGCGCGCTTCATCGAGGGCGTATTCTCGACCCAGGCCGGCGGGCTGCGCGTGGCCTCCCTCTACCTGCCCAACGGCAACCCGGTCGACAGCGAGAAATTCGCCTACAAGCTCGGCTGGATGGAACGGCTGGAGGCCTGGACGAAAGCGCGCCTGAAGCTCGAAGAGCCGCTGGTGCTAGCCGGCGACTACAACGTGATTCCGGAGCCGATGGATGCCAGGAACCCTGAGAACTGGCTCGGGGACGCACTCTACCAGCCGGAAAGCCGGCAGGCCTTCCGCCGCCTTTCCAATCTGGGCCTGACGGACGCGCTGCGCTCCGCGACGGATGAGCCGGGGACCTATACCTTCTGGGATTATCAGGCGGGGGCCTGGCAGAAGAACAACGGCATCCGCATCGACCATCTGATGCTGTCGCCGGAAGCGGCCGACCGGATCGTATCCGTTTCCGTGCGGAAGCACACGCGCGCCTGGGAAAAACCGTCCGACCACGTGCCCGTCGCGGTCGATCTCGACGTGGCCGCCGGCTGA